GTTCGGGCGGGGCTGTCGCGCGACGCGGCCCCGGATCCGGTCGACGACGAGCCCGATGTGCTGTTCCACGCACACTGCTTTCCGACCGACAACCCGGTGTGGGTCCGCCGTTAGCTCCAGCCGCCAGCTCCAAGGTGACCGGTCGCGTTGCGGCGAGCACTCCGAGCGAAGGGGTCGTCCGACCCATTGCTCGCCTGCCCCGACCACTGGATGCTGAGCAGGCAGTCCTCGCGGGCGGAGTGGGGGCGCTGCAGAAGGGGTGGCGGTCCGGGTCGGCGGGCGGGAGGGGGGTTCCTCTTGCGACCCGGACCACCTGCCCCGACCTGATCGCCGTCGCCGACGTATCCACAGCGTCCACAGCGATATCCCCAGGGCGCTCCACAGAGGCCGGGCGCTAGCTTCTCCTCGGCGGGACAGGACGCGAGGGTGGACGGGGAGGAAACGTGGACGATGGGGTGTCCGCGGCGCCCGATGGGGCGGCGCGCGTGGTGGTGCTCGCTGAACCGACGTGCAGCGCCCTCGGCCTGGCCGCATCGCGGCCGACCGCGCGGAGCGAGGTCGCCGCGGTGGCGCTGCGACTGCTCGACCCCGCGCCTCTCTCCGAGTTGGCCGACGGCTTGATCGAGTCGCTCGACGACCTCATCGTCGGCGTCGTCGAAGCCGTCGAGGAGTGCGTCCTCGCGCCGCCACCCGACTGCCCCAACCTACGAACGCGCGCCGAAGTCGAAGCTGTCTCCTGGGTCGACGACTTCATCGCCGACGACGCACCCGACGACCCTGACGCCGTCTCGCAACAGGTGATGTTCCAGCTCGCCTGCCTCGTGGCGGATGCCGTCGCCGACGCGGTCACCGTGCGCACGCACGCGGAGCACGGGACAACGAGCGTTCGCATTGCGGGCCGCGAGATGTTCGACCTTCGTCGCGTCGCCGACGACGTTCGTCGCGTCGTCGACGACCTTCGTCGCCGCGGCGTCGAGGCAGTGCGCTGGAGCCTCCAGCTCGCAACGCCGCTCCGTTGGCTCCACCGCTGAGGGCGCCGGCGGCGTGATCGCGTCAGCGGCGGACGTTCTCGAATCCTCGGAAGTTGCCGTTGAGCACCTGACCCGCTTTGGCGAGCAGCGCCGCCTCCGAGAACGGTTTGTCGACGAGCGCGACGCCAGGCTCGAGCCTGCCCTGTGAGGCGAGGACGGGTAGTGCGTAGCCGGACATGAAGAGCACTTCGATGTCCGGGCGGAGCTCGCGGACCCGCTCGGCGACTTCTTTTCCGAGCATCTTGGGCATGACGACGTCGGTGACGAGCAGGTGGATCTCACCCTCGTGCCGGGCGACGAGGGCGACGGCATCGGGACCATTCGCGGCGGTGATCACGCGATAGCCGTTGCGGGTGAAGATTCGTTCGGTCACCTCGCGGAGCGCTTCTTCATCCTCGACGACGAGAACGGTCTCTCCCTTCGGAGTGCGTTCGTAGGGCGCGGGCTCCTCGATCGACGCGGCGGCCTCGTCGGTCACCGGAAGCATCATGGTGAAAGTGGTACCGGCACCCGGTTCGGACTGGATGGCGATCGTGGCCTCGGCCTGGCTGACGATCCCGTAGACGGTGGCCAGGCCCAGTCCGGTCCCGGCGCCGTCGCCCTTGGTGCTGTAGAAGGGCTCGAAGGCGTGGGCGGCCACTTCGGCAGACATGCCGGTGCCGGTGTCGCTGACCCGAAGGCGCACGTACCGTCCGGGTCGCGCGGGTGATCCACCTGCCACCGACTCGGCGTCGACGGCAACGTTGGCAGTGTCGATGCGCAACGTGCCGCCGCCTGGCATCGCGTCGCGGGCATTGATCGCGAGGTTCACCAGCACCTGCTCGATCTGGCCCGGGTCGGCGAGGATGGGCCACAGCTGGTCGGGCAGCTTGATGACCAGCTCCATGTCCTCGCCGAGGGTCCGGCGGAGCAGCTGCTCGACGTCGGTCACCGCGTCATTGAGGTGGAGCACCCGCGGTTGAACCACCTCTCGGCGGGCGAACGCGAGCAGCTGATGGGTCAGGTCGGTCGCGCGTTTGGCCGCGCGCCGGATCTGCTCGACGTCACGTTGCACCCCCTCGCGCCGCCGCTCCCAATCAGGTGCCGACTCGACCGCGCCGGTCAGCTCCTCGGAGACGAAGGCGGAGTAGTTGAGGATCACCGCGAGCAGGTTGTTGAAGTCGTGAGCGACCCCGCCCGCGAGCCGTCCGAGAACCTCCATACGTTGGGTCTGCTGCAGGTGGGCTTCCAGCAGCGCTTCGTCGGCATCAGCCGCGAGCTTCCGCTCGTCGATGTTCGACCGATCTCGTTGTGACTCGGACCGTCGGTGAGAGACCATCACCGCGCCGACTACAGCGTTCGCGCTGTCGACGATCGCCGCGGTCGTGAGCGACACGGCGACCACCGATCCGTCCTTCGCCACCCGCGTCGTCTCGTACTGCTCGGCGGGGTCACCCCCCTCGACGATCCGACGGAGTGCCTCCGCCTCTTCCTCAAGCCTCTCCGGCGCGACGAGCACGTCGACGTTGCGGCCGATGACCTCCTCGGCTGCGTACCCGTAGAGGTCTGTCGCCGCGGGGTTCCAGCTGTTGATCACGCCGAGCGGCGTCGAACCGATGATCGCGTCGTGGGTTGATTCGAGGATCGCGGCCAACTTCGCGCGCGGAGCTGCTGTCCGCTTGTGCTTCGTCGCCTTGCTCATGCGCCGTCCCGCGGCCGCTCGCCAGGGCGTCTGCTGAGTGAAACGGCCGTCACCCAGGACGATTCCGGCCGGAGGGCGCGCGTGGACTGGACGACAGCGCCGGCTCGTTCCTCATGGTACCCGGCACAGACGCAGCCCTCGTCATTCTCATCCGGAGGAGCACGGCTTGGAAGGGGCTCGTCCGGGCGGGAGCCGAGCCGACCAGGCTGGGGAAGACTGCGCTGCGAAAGTCGACGACCGAAGCAGGCGCCCGAGAGGAGGCAGCATGGCACCGACCCAGAACCCGGTCGCGGTGCTCGGCATCGGCGCGATGGGCCACGGGATGACAACCAGCGCGTGCGCGCCGGCATCCCGACGATCGTCTGGAACCGCACGCCGGAGGCGACCCGAGACCTCGCCGAGCTCGGCGCGGAAGTCGCCGAGACCGCGGCCGACGCGGCGGGGCGAGCCGCGATCGTCGTCACGATGGTGACCGACGCCGACGCGGTGATCTCGATCGCCCACGACCAGGGCATGCTCGCCGCTCTCGCGCCGGACGCGATCTGGGTGCAGATGAGCACGATCGGCGTGGCCGGGACCGAACGCGTCGCGGCCCTCGCCGAGAGAGAGCGTCCCGACATCACGCTTCTCGACGCGCCGGTCTCGGGGAGCAAGGATCCCGCCGAGCAGGGCCGGCTGACGATCTTCGCGTCGGGGCCCGACGACGCCCGCGTGCGAGTCACTCCCCTCTTCGACGCGCTCGGCCAGCGCACGATCTGGGTCGGTCCGGTCGGGAACGGAGCACGCGTGAAGATCGTGAACAACACCTGGCTCGCGTTCGCGGCGGAAGCGGTTGCCGCGTCGGTGGCCCTTGCTCGCCGGTTGGGCCTCGAGGCCGAGACCGTTGTCGACGCGCTGGGCGGCGGTCCGCTCGTGTCCCTGTGGCAGGCAGCCAAGCTGCAGCGCATCGTCGAGGGCGACTTCTCGGCACAGTTCGCGTTGACGCTCGCGCTCAAGGACGTGCACCTCGCGCTCGAAGCTGCCGGCGAGGACCGATTCGCTGCGCTCGGCTGCCTGGCCGACGAATGGCAGCGAGTCGTGGATCAGGGGTTCGGCGACCAGGACCTCACGGTCGTGACGCGCGCGCTCGAACTGCAAGGCGGAACGGGATGACGCCGATCGGTCGGTCAGTGCCGCCCACGCTACGGGTGTTGCCGCGCGGCGCGGAGCACGGTGCCGCTCCTCTCGTGCACCACCTCACGAAGACGCAGCGCGTCGGTCAGCTGCCGTCTCGTCGGGGTGAAGGCGTTGTCGAAGTACACGACGATTCCGCCGCGCCGGGCCAGCCGTCGACGCATCCGCGCCAGCTGTGCGTCGAACTCCGAGTTGCGCCGAAGGCTGGACACATCACGATCGGAGGGCACGTCGAAGACGTGACGGCCCGTCAAGAGGTAGACCATGGCGGCGTCGTTCGAATAGATGACCTCGCCTCGCGGTGTTTCCCGAGCGGTGCGAAGCACCCGCGAGCTTGCCCAAGCCGGTCTCGTCACGGCGACACCGTTGATGCGAGCGGATCGACCCCATCGGACGGCTTCGGGAACGATCGGCGCCAGCGCAACGACGCACGCAATCGGGAGGGCGAGCCTCAGGCGACCAAGGCGCGATCGCATCGACATCAACTGGTGGAGCGCACTCGCGAGCAGCACGGCAACGACCGGCAAGGCCGGCGTCAGTATTCGCGGATAGTCGCCTGCGGTGGTCGCGTCCACGATCGCAGTAGCGAGTTCAACCAGTACGAGATAGACGACCAGCCAGACGACCAGAACGACGGCGGTCGCCCGGTGCGCGCCTCCGCGTCGGATCAGGGCGGCGACGGCCGCCACGAGGGTGACGCAGAGAACCAGACCGGCGATCCCCTGAGCTGAGCTCTCGGTTCCCACCAACCAGGATCCCAGCGTGTCGAGCATCCGCGACAGGTTCCGAAGCCCGGACGGATGGAACCCGAGAGATCGGTTGGCCGTGTCATGTACGACGAGGACGTTGTAGGCGATGAACGCGGCCAACGGTCCAAGTGAACCCACCAGGTACGCGACGACGAGCGTTGCTCTGCGGTGACGCGTCTGCGTGCGCGATCGCGCCAGCAGTATCGCGCCGGCAACCCCGTAAGCGACGCCGATGTAACGAGTCAAGGCCGCGAGCGACGCGAGAGTCGCGCTGGCGAAGAGCAGCTGTGGCCGCGCGTCGGCGAGGTACTTCATCAGCAGATACAGGCTCGCAAGACCGGCGACGATCATCACCGGCTCCGACATCGCCATGGCGTACACCGTGATGAAGCGCGTCGAGCCGACGACGATCAGTGAGGCGAAAGCGAGCGGCATCGCGGCCGACCTGCTCATCGTGCGACAGATGAGTGCGACCAGGATCAGGGTCGCGGCGAGCAGGCCGGTGTTCAACCAGCGCGCGTAACCGAAGACGTCGAGAGGCGTGATGGCGTGGCCTGCGAGAAGGAGCGGATAGAAGGGCGGATAGCGCGTCAGCGGAGTGGCGAGCGATTCACCGAAGGGCAGCGTGAGACCCTTGCCATGGAGCAATCCCCTCGCCGCGCCGATATACGCGGCACTGTCCTCTTGCAGGCCGACGCCTCGGCGAGTCGCGATGAGCTGAAGGAGAACGGCCACCAGGACGCCGGCGCCCGCGACGGCCACGAGCAAGTGACGTTGTCTCGCGTAATCATCGACCACGAGGGCCGTCTGGTCCGTCGGCGTTGTCTTGCTCAGCACGGTCGCGTGAGTCTCACTCAGCAGTCACCCGAGATCCGCGGTTGGAACGATCCGATGTCATGGGTCGAGCGGTCCGCCTGAAGGCTCGGGGAATCGCGGTGTCGCTGACGTGCACTCCTTCTCGCTGGCCTTGCTGGCGGGGCAGGGCTCGAACCTGCAACCTCTTGATCCAAAGTCAAGCGTTCTGCCTGTTGAACTACCCGCCAGGGCTGTCGCGGGCCCCAGCGTAGGACAGGGGGTCTCGGCGCCCGCTTCCTCGCCCCGCTACCCTGACGCCGGCCATGGGATCGCTGATCAAGAAGCGCCGCAAGCGCATGCGCAAGAAGAAGCACAAGAAGATGCTGAAGGCCACGCGCTGGCAGCGCCGGGCCGGCAAGTAGGCGCCCGGGAGCACCACCGACCGCCCTCAGGGGCGGTCGGTTCGCGTCACGACCGCCCCGACGACGTCGGGGAAGGCGCCCTCGACGAACCACGTCGACCCGCTCCCGGCCAGTTGCGGCGTCTGCCCCGTGGCGTCGCCCAGCCGGTCGCGCCACTCGGCCAGCCCCGGCTCGACGGCGAGCGCGGCCGGCTCGAGGTCGTTGGGGCCGTCGGCGGTGGGCCCACCGAGCTCGTCCCAGCGGCGGTAGACCGCCGACGTTTCGACCGACAGCGGCGGGGTGAGGAGCGTGAACTCGCGCAGCTCGAAGGGCAGTGGCTCGACGATCTCGCCGATGCCCTTCACGCGGGCGCGCCCACCGACGAGGCAGAAGGGAACGTCGGCGCCGAGTGACGCCGCCAGGAGCAGGTCGTCGCACCCGGCCCAACGCAGCACCGCCGCGGCGTCGGCGGAGCCGCCACCGAGCCCGGCACCGACGGGAATGCGCTTCTCGAGCCGGACGTGCGCGGTGCGGTCGACCGCGGCGAGGGCGCGGGGCACGAGGTCGAACGAGGCGCGATCGAGGCCGACCGCGTCGAGCCCGACGACATCGAGCCCCACCACGTCGAAGCCCACGCCCTCGGAGAACGTCAGCACGTCGGCGAGGTCGATCGTCGTCATCTCCGCCTCCAGCCGGTGGTAGCCGTCGTCGCGCACGCCGGTGACCCGCAACGACGACGTGAGCTTCGCCAGCGCCCTCACCCGTTGCATGCCGCCAGCCTGCCCCAGTCCTCGATCGACAGCTCCTCGGCGCGAGCTTCCGGACGGATGTCCGCGCACGCGAACCCGCTCGCGTCCACCGTCCCTGCCAACGCCCGGCGCAGCATCTTGCGACGCTGGCCGAAGCCCTGGTCGATCAACGCGAACAACCGGCGACGGTCGATGCTCGCGTCGACGGCCGGAGTCGACCGCCGGTCGACGCGCACCAATGCCGACTCGACGTTGGGCCTGGGCACGAACACCGTCGCAGGCACCGAGCCGACGACGGTGGCCGTGGCCCAGAAGGCCACCTTCACGGAAACCGCGCCGTAGGCCTCGTCACCGACGTGAGCGGCGAGACGTTCGCCCACCTCGCGCTGCACCATCACGAGCATGTGCTCGATGGTCGGCACCTGCTCGAGCAGGTCGAGCACGAGCGCGGTGGCGACGTTGTACGGCAGGTTGGCGACGAGTCGCCAACGGTGGTCAGCGAGCAGCGCCGCCCAGTCGATGCGTCGGGCGTCGCCCTCGACGACGGTGACGCCCGCGGGCTCGACAACACGTCGCAGCACAGCCACGAGCTGGGGGTCGGTCTCCACCGCGGTCACGGAGGCGCCGGTCTCCGCCAGGGCCAGCGTGAGCGAGCCCAGCCCGGCCCCGATCTCGACCACCCGATCGCCGGTACCGACGCCCGCCAGGCGGGCGATGCGGCGGACCGTGTTGGGGTCGACGACGAAGTTCTGGCCGAGGGCCCGCCGCGGGCGCAGACCGTGCTCGGCCAGCAGGTCGACGACCTCCCGGCGCGAGAGAGTCACGCCACCATCGCCTACCGCTGGGCCAGGTCGAAGACCCGTTCGGTGTTGGCCCAGGTCGCCGCCTCGACCTCGGCGACGTCGACCCCACGCGCCGCGGCCACCGCCGAGCCCACGATCGGCACGAGGGCGGGGCGGTTCTGCTCACCGCGATGAGGCACCGGGGCGAGGAAGGGCGAGTCGGTTTCGACGAGCAGCCGATCGAGCGGGCACAGGGCCGCGGCCGCGCGCGGGTCGTGCGCGCCCTTGAACGTGACGATGCCGCTGAACGACAGATGGCCCCCCACGTCGAGGGCACGCCGCGCCTCGTCGGGCCCGCCGGTGAAGCAGTGGAACACCGTGCGGTCGGGGACGCCCTCGGCGGTGAGGATCGCGAACGTGTCGTCCCATGCCTCTCGCGTGTGGATCACCAGGGCGAGGCCGCGCTCGTGGGCGAGGCCGATCTGGGCCGCGAAGGCCGCGCGCTGCACATCGCGCGGCGAATGGTCGTAGTGGTAGTCGAGCCCGCATTCGCCCACCGCCACCACCTCGGGCTCGGCGAGCAACGCCACCAGGGTGTCGACCCCCTGCTGCGCATCATGGGGATGGAGCCCGACGGTGGCCCACACCCGATCGTGGGAGCGTGCGTTGGCGATGGCCGCGCGCGTCTCCCCCGCATCGGTGCCGATCGCCACCAGCAGGGTCACGCCCGCAGCCTGCGCGTCGGCCACGAGCGCGGCGGACTCCTCGGCCGCGGCGGGCAGGTGGCAGTGGCTGTCGGCCCAGCTCACGCTTTGATGCGCGGGAAGAGCGGTGCGCCCTTCTCGACCGTCAACCCCCCGGGGTACTGACCCCAGGTCGCCGATCCGGGAAGGCGCGCGTCGGATGGCGACCCGACGAGCCCGATCCGCCGCCACACCTCCTCCGCCGACGCGGGCACTGCCGGCCACGCGAGGACGGCCACGATGCGCAGCACCTCGAGCGCGTCGCCCATCACCGTGTCGACGGTCGCGCCGGGGTCGGCCTTCCAGGGCTCGTTGGCCTCGAGGTAGGCGTTGGTCTCGCGGATGAGACGCCAGGTCGCGTCGAGCGCATCGCTCGGCGCCACCCGCCCCCAAGCGGCTGCGGCCGCCGCGTAGGCGTCGGCCGCCATGGGGGCCAGCGGGCTGGTGGCCGATGGCGCGGGTCCCACGCCCGCGCACTTGCTGCCGACCACGGTGGCCACGCGCGACAGGAGGTTGCCGAGGTTGTTCGCCAGGTCGGCGTTGTAGCGGTCGACCATGCGCTCGTATGAGAAGTCGCCGTCGGGCCCGAACTGCTGATCCCGCAGGAAGTGGTAGCGGAAGCCGTCGACGCCGAAGTCGGCGACGAGGTCGGCGGGCGCGATCTGGTTGAGCCGGGTCTTGCTCATCTTCTCGCCGCCAACCATCAGGAAGCCGTGCACGAAGACGTGGCGGGGCGGCGTGATGCCTGCAGAGAGGAGCATGGCCGGCCAGTAGACGCAATGGAAGCGCAGGATGTCCTTGCCGATGATGTGGTTGACGGCCGGCCACCAGGCGTCGAAGCGGTCCGGGTCGGTGCCGTAGCCGACGGCGGTGGCGTAATTGATGAGCGCGTCGTACCAGACGTAGGTGACGTGGCTCTCGTCCCATGGGATCGGGACGCCCCACGTGATCGACGTGCGACTGATCGAGAAGTCCTGAAGACCGCCGCGGATGAGACCGAGCGCCTCGTTGCGCTTGCCCTCGGGCTGCACGAAGTCCGGGTGCGCGTCGTACCAGTCGAGGAGCGGCTGCTGGTAGCGGCTGAGCTTGAAGAAGTAGTTCTCCTCCTTGACCGGCTCCACCGGCGTGCCGTGGATGGGGCACATGCCGTCGACCAGATCCGCTTCGACGTAGTAGGCCTCGCAAGACACGCAGTAGAGGCCCTCGTACGTGCCGAGCTCGATGTCGCCGCGGTCGTACACCGCCTGGAGCAACTGCCGGACGGCGCGGTGGTGGCGGGGCTCGGTGGTGCGGATGAAGTCGTCGTAGGCGATGTCGAGCAGCCGCCACGCCTCCTTGAAGCGCTCGCTCGTGCGGTCGGCCATCTCCTTGGGCGCCAGGCCCCGGGACTCGGCCGCCCGTTGGATCTTGAGGCCGTGCTCGTCGGTGCCGGTGAGGAAGAAGACGTCGTCGCCGAGCAGGCGGTGCCAACGGCACACGGCGTCCGCGATCACCGTCGTGTAGGCGTGGCCGATGTGCGGCACGTCGTTGACGTAGTAGATGGGAGTCGTCGCGTAGAACCGGGCCACGCGCTTACCGTACGCCGAGGGCGATCTGGTAGACGTGCCGTTTTGGCAGTCCGAGGCGCCCGGCCACCGCCGCGATCGCGGCCTTCTTGTCGGCGCCCGCGTCCAGCTCCGTCCGGAGCGCGGCCTCGACCACGTCGTCGGCGGGCGGGCCCGGAGGCGGGACACCGTCGATCACCAGCACGTACTCACCGCGCGGCTCGGCCGCGAGGTGTGCCGCGGCATCCCCCAGGGAGCCCCGCCAGGTCTCCTCGTGCAACTTCGTGAGCTCGCGGACGATGGCGACGCGCCGGAGCGGCCCGAGCGCGCCGCAGAGGTCGGCCACCG
The sequence above is drawn from the Actinomycetota bacterium genome and encodes:
- the rsmA gene encoding 16S rRNA (adenine(1518)-N(6)/adenine(1519)-N(6))-dimethyltransferase RsmA encodes the protein MTLSRREVVDLLAEHGLRPRRALGQNFVVDPNTVRRIARLAGVGTGDRVVEIGAGLGSLTLALAETGASVTAVETDPQLVAVLRRVVEPAGVTVVEGDARRIDWAALLADHRWRLVANLPYNVATALVLDLLEQVPTIEHMLVMVQREVGERLAAHVGDEAYGAVSVKVAFWATATVVGSVPATVFVPRPNVESALVRVDRRSTPAVDASIDRRRLFALIDQGFGQRRKMLRRALAGTVDASGFACADIRPEARAEELSIEDWGRLAACNG
- a CDS encoding 4-(cytidine 5'-diphospho)-2-C-methyl-D-erythritol kinase; translated protein: MQRVRALAKLTSSLRVTGVRDDGYHRLEAEMTTIDLADVLTFSEGVGFDVVGLDVVGLDAVGLDRASFDLVPRALAAVDRTAHVRLEKRIPVGAGLGGGSADAAAVLRWAGCDDLLLAASLGADVPFCLVGGRARVKGIGEIVEPLPFELREFTLLTPPLSVETSAVYRRWDELGGPTADGPNDLEPAALAVEPGLAEWRDRLGDATGQTPQLAGSGSTWFVEGAFPDVVGAVVTRTDRP
- a CDS encoding TatD family deoxyribonuclease; translation: MSWADSHCHLPAAAEESAALVADAQAAGVTLLVAIGTDAGETRAAIANARSHDRVWATVGLHPHDAQQGVDTLVALLAEPEVVAVGECGLDYHYDHSPRDVQRAAFAAQIGLAHERGLALVIHTREAWDDTFAILTAEGVPDRTVFHCFTGGPDEARRALDVGGHLSFSGIVTFKGAHDPRAAAALCPLDRLLVETDSPFLAPVPHRGEQNRPALVPIVGSAVAAARGVDVAEVEAATWANTERVFDLAQR
- the metG gene encoding methionine--tRNA ligase, with protein sequence MARFYATTPIYYVNDVPHIGHAYTTVIADAVCRWHRLLGDDVFFLTGTDEHGLKIQRAAESRGLAPKEMADRTSERFKEAWRLLDIAYDDFIRTTEPRHHRAVRQLLQAVYDRGDIELGTYEGLYCVSCEAYYVEADLVDGMCPIHGTPVEPVKEENYFFKLSRYQQPLLDWYDAHPDFVQPEGKRNEALGLIRGGLQDFSISRTSITWGVPIPWDESHVTYVWYDALINYATAVGYGTDPDRFDAWWPAVNHIIGKDILRFHCVYWPAMLLSAGITPPRHVFVHGFLMVGGEKMSKTRLNQIAPADLVADFGVDGFRYHFLRDQQFGPDGDFSYERMVDRYNADLANNLGNLLSRVATVVGSKCAGVGPAPSATSPLAPMAADAYAAAAAAWGRVAPSDALDATWRLIRETNAYLEANEPWKADPGATVDTVMGDALEVLRIVAVLAWPAVPASAEEVWRRIGLVGSPSDARLPGSATWGQYPGGLTVEKGAPLFPRIKA
- a CDS encoding AURKAIP1/COX24 domain-containing protein translates to MGSLIKKRRKRMRKKKHKKMLKATRWQRRAGK
- a CDS encoding NAD(P)-dependent oxidoreductase → MLRRLAHAPSRGRSPGRLLSETAVTQDDSGRRARVDWTTAPARSSWYPAQTQPSSFSSGGARLGRGSSGREPSRPGWGRLRCESRRPKQAPERRQHGTDPEPGRGARHRRDGPRDDNQRVRAGIPTIVWNRTPEATRDLAELGAEVAETAADAAGRAAIVVTMVTDADAVISIAHDQGMLAALAPDAIWVQMSTIGVAGTERVAALAERERPDITLLDAPVSGSKDPAEQGRLTIFASGPDDARVRVTPLFDALGQRTIWVGPVGNGARVKIVNNTWLAFAAEAVAASVALARRLGLEAETVVDALGGGPLVSLWQAAKLQRIVEGDFSAQFALTLALKDVHLALEAAGEDRFAALGCLADEWQRVVDQGFGDQDLTVVTRALELQGGTG
- a CDS encoding PAS domain S-box protein, coding for MSKATKHKRTAAPRAKLAAILESTHDAIIGSTPLGVINSWNPAATDLYGYAAEEVIGRNVDVLVAPERLEEEAEALRRIVEGGDPAEQYETTRVAKDGSVVAVSLTTAAIVDSANAVVGAVMVSHRRSESQRDRSNIDERKLAADADEALLEAHLQQTQRMEVLGRLAGGVAHDFNNLLAVILNYSAFVSEELTGAVESAPDWERRREGVQRDVEQIRRAAKRATDLTHQLLAFARREVVQPRVLHLNDAVTDVEQLLRRTLGEDMELVIKLPDQLWPILADPGQIEQVLVNLAINARDAMPGGGTLRIDTANVAVDAESVAGGSPARPGRYVRLRVSDTGTGMSAEVAAHAFEPFYSTKGDGAGTGLGLATVYGIVSQAEATIAIQSEPGAGTTFTMMLPVTDEAAASIEEPAPYERTPKGETVLVVEDEEALREVTERIFTRNGYRVITAANGPDAVALVARHEGEIHLLVTDVVMPKMLGKEVAERVRELRPDIEVLFMSGYALPVLASQGRLEPGVALVDKPFSEAALLAKAGQVLNGNFRGFENVRR